The Daphnia pulicaria isolate SC F1-1A chromosome 12, SC_F0-13Bv2, whole genome shotgun sequence genome segment ctgctgatgctaTTTCTCCTATTTCCGCATTTCTTCCTTGCGCAGAATTCTGAATGTAACTCAGAGTCTAAAGCAGAAACAAAACCACGGAACCAAATAGCGACAGCAGTGGCTCCGGCGTCGGGTTTCGATAAGAGATCTTCATTGACGTAGCTAGCTCTTCCAACCctgattttataaaaaattttggttaGATAAAAACTATTACAATaccattgtttaattttaaacggAAACCTCGCTCGCATTCCGGCAGTTTTTTCAGCTTCTTCCTCAGCAACTTCACAGGCAGCCAATAATTCATCCAATATCTCATTGATGCAATTTTTAGAATGAAACTGTAGATGTTCCAGTGCTGGCAGGAGAGCATCCACCTAAAGGTTAAGTCAAGATTTATTGATGTCGATTGGCACATTAAGAAATGAACATGAAACTTACAAGTGTGCGGTCGCCAGACCCCACATTTCCGTACTTCCTTACAACATCAAGACCAACTTTAGCGGCATGAACCCATCGTTCAGGTGTTATTCCATTTATATCCGAATCCTTAGTAGTGCGaataaaggtttttttttaagattaataaataatgataAATCATGTCATCCATTACTTCAAAAGCTTTGGCCATTGCTGCGAAAAAAATGCCGTAAATAGCGCAAGAAGTTCCTCCTACTTTACTTTCCATTAAATAACTCAGCTGATGGAGGACAGTGCAGGGATATTTCAGTTTTAGTTCAATCTGGCGCACACCTGGAACGGACAATTTTGATCATTTAAACAGGTACAGTTTACCAATCAAATTTGTCAGGAATAGCGCACCATCGACCCAACGGTTAAGAGTGGAACCACAGTCACCATCACCACATCCGGAGTCCAGTTCGTTTAGACGATCGATGTGAGATTCCAATGCGCTTGCGGCACCATGAATGGCGATCTTTAAAGCTCGCTGGCCTCTTTTGCTTAACTTGGGTCCTCGATGCTGTATcgaattaataatattaatttttactttgatgGTTAagcaaagtgaagaaatactTTGATGTGATCCCAGTGGTCAACGTCATCTGAGAGTTTTTCGGGTGTAATTCGATCGTGATACAGTGGGTGTGGCCACATAGGCGCAGAAGTGGGAGCATCAAGTAAACTCAACCACCAACTTCTCTCGTCCTCATCTACACGCAAAGCGGACAACTGGATTCCTCTCATTTCCAATGACGTCATCAAATGACCGACATAGCAGCGAACAACTTTAACCTCACGGGATTCTAAATTATAGGCCAAATTAGTTTCAgttagatataaaaaaaaaacaagaaatagaaTGAAATGTTACCAAGTTGCTTAATGGCTTCGCGAGCAGCAATGAACATTTCCATGATGGACAATCCGCCCAGATTGTTAACAATCAGGGCAACAGAACAACCGGATGGAAGAGGAAATGAACAAGATGAATCACTGTCAGTCATTCGATTCAACATTTCTTCGATTATGTTGGAGGCAGTCGTCATCTGATTATCGAATTATTAAATAACCAAAACATAGTCCGGCAAgtttatattaaaaaatagtacCTGGATTCGTTTGACTCCAGCTTCTCCGTGAATACCAAGTCCTAGTTCGACTTCGTCGTCCTCTAAGCGAAACATTGTTTCACCACCTTTAATGAAACCGTCATTAACTAAGCTGACTTGAAAGGACACATTTATCTTGCCATTTTACCTGGAACGCTACACGATGTCAGACTCGCCCCAATAGTGCCGATGGACTTTTTCATCTCTTCCAACACGTGAACCATGGAATCGAGCATTTCTCCTCTTTCAGATAACGCTCCGGCGGCCTTCATGAGGAACAGAGATCCTGCCAATCCTCGACGACCGACTGCTTTGAAGGAACTCGAAAGAGCACAGTCGTCGTCACAGATGACCATTTTCACCtacaataaaattaattctgttaAATTTCACTATGAaccaaacattaaaattttccgATCCTTACGCGAACGTTTTCCATCCGCGCTCTCTCAAGCGCCAGACCAAAATTCAATCGATCGCCCGTGTAATTTATCACGATCAATAAAACCCCAtctaaaacaattgaaatcatttgttttaaacaaaatgcTACATTCTTGTACATTTGCAAGTCATGATACCATTTTCACTTGAACGTGCGGCCCGGATCGCAGCTAAAACAGCTCCAGCCGGCGGCGAAGAGAAAACCCGGCCACAGACGGCTGCTGTTAAAAGGCCTTGCCCGACGAAACCTACGCAAAACGTGATAAAGAGTCGTGAACAAAGAGCAGCTTTTCCCTAGCCAAacgtatagttttttttttctttttgtagttTACCGGCAGCGAACGGTTCGTGCCCTCCTCCACCTCCAGCAACAACTCCAACCTTTCCATTTGCAGCTCTTCCctgtaaacaaaacaaaacaatgacAGAAATGATAAAACGTACATgctagaaaaataataattatcgtAATTCAATTACCTAGGAAATGAGAGATTTTAAATGGGTCTTATTACTGGGTATTCTAGTGGGGCGTAGCTACAAAAGTATAAActgaaattcttttaaaaaatggtcttCTTACCGATTCATGAACGATGACACGTTGCTCTCCCAAAATACGAAGACCAAGGTGGGTCATAACCAAGCCTTCTAAAGCTTCATCAACGCAATCATCCGGGTGGTTGATGAATTTCTTGGACATTTCTCAGCACTTTCCACAATAACTAACTGAATCAATAACAAGCGACCAACTGCAGAGAGCCAGACGGCTGAAATAACCAGATGCGTGGGTTGTGTTGAAATACCTTTGCACCTATACCTGCAGACGAGAGATTCGACCTTGACGAGTCTTGGTTGTTTTATGAACGATGACTAACACCATCAAGCGGCCCGTTTGAATGTTCTAAAAACACACGAAAAATAACtcccaaattttcaaattcaatcaaaGTTAATGCCGGTTGATAAATCCAAATTTTGCACGTTGAACAACCAAGCGACGGTGATCAACTGATAGAGTCAGACGGAAAATCGTGCGGAATATGTGAGAAGAATACAATAGAATTGGAATCGTGCCAAGGTGAGGAAATTTTACCTGATACCAGAGACGGAGTTGAAAgaagtgttgttttttttcacgtgAAAATTGCTCATTCACGAcgcaaaaaaaatatctgaataattttaagatAAGGAAATCATAGCGAAAGGTAAAAATAGCTACCGTTTCCACAATACGAAAAACCctgacaaaaaggaaaacaaaataaggtaTTCCAATTTGTCAAAACATCGTTAGTGTTATCTGGCAGCAGTTTAACGCGCTATGCCGGAATTGCacgctttttaaaaagataagcTATGGTTGTCAAGTTAAATCATAATATTGGGAGGTTCATTGCCTGCACTGTTGAAGCCAATTCTGACACATTGTCTGCTGGAATTTTTCTTGCTGGATGGTCAAAATTCGCATAATCTTGCATAATTATCGTTTGCGGTTCCGGCTGGATCTTGCCAGATATTCTGCTGATCTGCATCACAAGCCGCTGTTAATTGGGAACTGCCATGGGGACGACGAAatccaattttgttttaaacagtGCTTGTCGTTTTCTACACTAGAATAGTTAGTTGTTGCTGGGATGAAGTCTTTGCCTAATTGTGATCTGTCAACAACAGTCAACCCGGAGCTGTTGGATGAAGCCTGGAGGAGGGGAGAAATCATCGGAGCATCAGCGGTTGTCACAGAAGTAAGGATAACGTATGTGATGGGTTTCCCAGTCGTCGTTGTCGTTATGGAATCTGACAGTGACAACTTCGAAGGCTTATTTGGTAGAAATATGGTAGTCTGAATCGGGAAGGAAATCGATTTGGAAATCGTTTGGGTCGTCCAAGATGGAATAGAGTCTACGGAAGCCTTGGTAGATGCAGTCACGGTCGGCACTGCACTGCTCAGACGAAGGAAATCGGTTATCAGAATAATCGTTACCAATATCTCCTTTGACAGCTAAGAATCAGCCTTCCAGATtgtgtttcgttttttaatcaaaataaacCAGTCTGGCAACCTAAACtatgaacaaaacaaaaaacgcatTCAAATAATTCTCTGCCAtgcaagaaaatggaaatgttaAATTACCAACTGACGAGTGATGACAGCTCGGGAAAATGTAGTCAAAAGAAACTCCTTCCTAAAAGATCCTGAGAGTAAACGGGAAGCCCTGAAAAGCTGAATGATCAGTCCAATCATCTTTGTCATAGAGTTTGTATATTCGGGAAACATTGATAGGATATAGGTATTGAGGCAGAGAGCATAAAAATGACAAGTCGAGACCCCCTCTATCCATAGGAAAAATGTCAAGCGCAAAgaatacaaacaaaacacGTATGGCACAAAGAAcccaaaagacaaaagagatggaggaggagaaaatcaaaatgaaaaagagcTGTTCCAACAATGCcatcaaacttttttctttaaattcctATGTccaaagacacacacaaacaaaacaaaaaaaaaaaaattgacaaaataGCTGCTTCatcaaacccccccccccaaaaaaaaatgttcttttacTTTCTAAACGAGGCAGCGACCAAATAAAAACAGTTTGTGGTATCACACAATCACTCGGGTATTTGCGGTACAAATGCAATTTATGGGTATTTCCTTTTCTGTCAAAGAGTAATATGATTAGTAATAAACGTTTGAAAGTTTTGGACGATGTGGGCCTTAGTGTCTTCAgataatagagagagagagtctaagCAGTCGGATGAAAGCTATTATTAAAATACTGACCGGGAAACAAAGTGGCAAAGAGAGCTGCGTAAAAGGCCTCGTAAAGGAGGAAGGAAATCAAGTGAAAAATTTAGTAATCAAATATAAGTAACTGTCAAAACCGACGGTAGGATCATCTTAGGAAAAAATTTACTCCGACGGTTTCATCTCAAACCATTGAGTGACGGCTTGAGTCAGATCGTGATGCCCCAGGATGACGACGCAGCTGCACATGAGCGGACTGCGGGCGAACCGTCCCTTGCGATTAATGACGCTCACTTCAAGCTCACGTGACGGCAAGTCGATCGGGACCACCGTGTACTCGAAAGTTTCGTCAAAAACTGGATTGACGGTGTCTTTTACAATCTGTGAACCCCAAAAAAGAGCAAATGAAACAGGAAACTCCCATCAAATGAACAAAACCACACGCAATTGTCGTACCTCGGTTTTACGTTTGCTGTTGGTCGATCGATCTGGAAGTAGGTAGAGTTTCACATAAGGGTCGGGCGGATCGGGTTGGTCTCCGCCCGGCAGTTGGCTTTTTTCCACACGGCAGataaggaaaaagaagtgtcCCATCATTAATACGAAAAGTTGGCAAACTACCCACGGCTAACAAAATGTATAGGATACCTGACTTTGTGCACGACGATAATTAGTCTCTGTCGCTGACTGCTATAGCGCAGTGTGAGCTGCACTTGACTGACGACGCCAGGGGGCAACCTGGGATGACCAATTATCCGAAAAACACACGCGTCAACACAATGCGATTCCATGTATACGTATACTACGTCAAAAGTTATAACcgtaacaacacacacacaaaagatggCACGTACCCGCCCTTTTGCCTCCGCCGAATGGACGAATTCGAATCGCGGTCGAGACTCAATTTAGCCGCAGACACCAGAGTGTTGGTTGAAGAGCTCATCGATTTGTCTAACGACGAAGTTTGTTCGCTTCTTCCGCTATCGTGCCAAAAATAATTGCGAATTATTTCCAAAAACTCCCAGGGGCGTGGACGCGACAAGGAAaacgaggaaaagaaatatattatACCCCATACCCTAGGCTAATGGTGTCGCCCGcggcggatgatgatgatcctgAAGCGGAAGTTTGCATGTCATTACCTCCGGGTGCATCCGATTTTGGCTCCGGTTTGGCTTTCATCGAATCAGAACTTGAGGGTGGCGGCGTACTGGGAAGAGGTGGATCGCTGGCGAAATCTCCCGTATCCAAAATCGATTCGTTTCCTTCCATGGGCTGCCCGGGTACCATCACCTGAATAAACGGGGATCAACTTTTTTACCACCCACTGAATTGTCTGATAGAATCGAGACTTTTACCTTTAATCGAATGGAAACGATGAGTTTGCTTTCGGGACCAGAATTTTTCAAGCTCAACGGCTGATGACTCAATTCCATGTTGGGAAGAGTTAGCAAAGACACTAGCGTTATCTTCTCCCCACCAAGTTCTCCGCCCGTTTTCTGATCCATAACCTATCCGACGAAGAAATCCCCCAATCAAAACGAAATGATAAAATGTGATAATGATGTaaatggatttaaaaaaaattttacttttaaataCAGATCGTCCGATTCGGGATTGCAGACGAGGAAGACAAGGGCCTGCTCCCAAGTGGGATCGCAAGTACGCATCCGAGCTGAAGTTTGCTCGCTACGGTTGCCGGCAGTCACGATCACATAAGGATCGGGTTTTGAAGATGTCCTGGCGCTCTAATGAAGACAATAATCACGTTAAGCGAGCTcggattcaatttgaatcgagTGATCCTTACGGGGAGGGACGTGGCCGAGTCGACGTACACTATGAGCAGCGCCGAACTGAGTCCCATGCTTTGTGTTTCAGCGGCGTgctggagagaagaaaaaaaaacaagaaatcaataGTCGCAGCTGGCGGAACGGTATGACTTTAATTGCATTTACCATTTTTAACATGACTGGGTCGTCCATTAAACTAAACCAAGTCAACTCCAGATGGATCATTCCTGATTTGACGTCTTCCAACGTCACCCACTGCAAAAGGTTGAAAAATACattaactttttaaataatgtaacGAATAACTCATTAGAACATTACCATATCTTTCTTTCCAGCTTTGGCGATGCTGTAGATATCAATCGTGGCCCTAAacgatacaagaaaaaaaaagaaaagaaaaatgctaaAATCTCAtcgattaaattaaaagttgaatcacAAATACGGGCAGCTGAACCAATTGCAATCCACAAGCCTCCTTCTAAATATTCCTGTAAACATCCCAAAGCGCCATTCAAGTGCATGCCGAAAATGTAAAACGGTAAAAAAAACCACAGCCCTTCCACCAAGCTAGATTATACTCTAAGTTTATAATGGAATGAATTCCGGTTGAACGCGCGACTACCTACGATATTAGCGGTACGCTTTATACCATCGCCGATTCGCCAATTTACAGTAAATGTAAATCACTACGGGGAGTCAAATTCCGGTTATTGTCGGCGAGTCGCAATAAAAGGCaaaaagctttaaaaaaaccaattaGGAAACAGCCACGGGCGAAACGAAAATTTGCAATAAAAACAGACAAACTAAACGAAGAAAAGACCAGACGgggaaattggaaaaaaagaaaccgagAAGCGAGtgaaaagtgaaagaaaaaaaaagaaatgaaagagaaaTCACCTTCCTAGATAATCATCATTCTGTATGCCGGGAAATCCGGCGTCGTAATCCCATACTTGGATGAAACAATTCTGGGCTCGCAAAGACTCCACTTTTGCCTTAGAAATAGTTATAGGTTGTTCTCACTTGTCAAGAAGGTTTACAAGGATACTCCATACGTCAAAGTATCCACAAAATTGAATAGACTAAACATTCAAACGATGTAAACTT includes the following:
- the LOC124316163 gene encoding extended synaptotagmin-2-like isoform X2 — protein: MTDTKSSDDVIAVSREMPPSASKTPSPEKEIVPANQKKRKPPPTLGKSLVGLCKIAAKHLPLVVGVYAMGYFNFSIAWILGIVGITAATDQWRKERNYRMSTARASALYDDKDVIMARVSDLPSWVFFPDFDRAEWLNKILKQVWPNVGHYVRNIILEAVQPGIRESLKAYKLGGFKMDKISLGTMPFRVGGVKVYDKNVSRNEIVMDMDICYAGDCDIRFSIKGLKGGIKDFQMSGMLRVIMKPLISQIPLFGGIQIFFLNSPSVDFNLIGVVDVLDMPGLNGILRRVIIEQIGAFLVLPNKLSFTLSDVVSPIVVKIPEPSGVLRVRVIEAKQLMKMDRVLGIGKSDPYAIITVGSQEFRTKTIYNTVNPKWDFYCEYVVSERRSQLCFLRMFDRDETGGEDDPLGKATIDIYSIAKAGKKDMWVTLEDVKSGMIHLELTWFSLMDDPVMLKMHAAETQSMGLSSALLIVYVDSATSLPSARTSSKPDPYVIVTAGNRSEQTSARMRTCDPTWEQALVFLVCNPESDDLYLKVMDQKTGGELGGEKITLVSLLTLPNMELSHQPLSLKNSGPESKLIVSIRLKVMVPGQPMEGNESILDTGDFASDPPLPSTPPPSSSDSMKAKPEPKSDAPGGNDMQTSASGSSSSAAGDTISLGGRSEQTSSLDKSMSSSTNTLVSAAKLSLDRDSNSSIRRRQKGGLPPGVVSQVQLTLRYSSQRQRLIIVVHKVSQLPGGDQPDPPDPYVKLYLLPDRSTNSKRKTEIVKDTVNPVFDETFEYTVVPIDLPSRELEVSVINRKGRFARSPLMCSCVVILGHHDLTQAVTQWFEMKPSE
- the LOC124316209 gene encoding triokinase/FMN cyclase-like — encoded protein: MSKKFINHPDDCVDEALEGLVMTHLGLRILGEQRVIVHESGRAANGKVGVVAGGGGGHEPFAAGFVGQGLLTAAVCGRVFSSPPAGAVLAAIRAARSSENDGVLLIVINYTGDRLNFGLALERARMENVRVKMVICDDDCALSSSFKAVGRRGLAGSLFLMKAAGALSERGEMLDSMVHVLEEMKKSIGTIGASLTSCSVPGGETMFRLEDDEVELGLGIHGEAGVKRIQMTTASNIIEEMLNRMTDSDSSCSFPLPSGCSVALIVNNLGGLSIMEMFIAAREAIKQLESREVKVVRCYVGHLMTSLEMRGIQLSALRVDEDERSWWLSLLDAPTSAPMWPHPLYHDRITPEKLSDDVDHWDHIKHRGPKLSKRGQRALKIAIHGAASALESHIDRLNELDSGCGDGDCGSTLNRWVDGVRQIELKLKYPCTVLHQLSYLMESKVGGTSCAIYGIFFAAMAKAFEDSDINGITPERWVHAAKVGLDVVRKYGNVGSGDRTLVDALLPALEHLQFHSKNCINEILDELLAACEVAEEEAEKTAGMRARVGRASYVNEDLLSKPDAGATAVAIWFRGFVSALDSELHSEFCARKKCGNRRNSISSSSSSDVE
- the LOC124316163 gene encoding extended synaptotagmin-2-like isoform X3 codes for the protein MMIKMLSWPGSVIFLLGFFFPDFDRAEWLNKILKQVWPNVGHYVRNIILEAVQPGIRESLKAYKLGGFKMDKISLGTMPFRVGGVKVYDKNVSRNEIVMDMDICYAGDCDIRFSIKGLKGGIKDFQMSGMLRVIMKPLISQIPLFGGIQIFFLNSPSVDFNLIGVVDVLDMPGLNGILRRVIIEQIGAFLVLPNKLSFTLSDVVSPIVVKIPEPSGVLRVRVIEAKQLMKMDRVLGIGKSDPYAIITVGSQEFRTKTIYNTVNPKWDFYCEAKVESLRAQNCFIQVWDYDAGFPGIQNDDYLGRATIDIYSIAKAGKKDMWVTLEDVKSGMIHLELTWFSLMDDPVMLKMHAAETQSMGLSSALLIVYVDSATSLPSARTSSKPDPYVIVTAGNRSEQTSARMRTCDPTWEQALVFLVCNPESDDLYLKVMDQKTGGELGGEKITLVSLLTLPNMELSHQPLSLKNSGPESKLIVSIRLKVMVPGQPMEGNESILDTGDFASDPPLPSTPPPSSSDSMKAKPEPKSDAPGGNDMQTSASGSSSSAAGDTISLGGRSEQTSSLDKSMSSSTNTLVSAAKLSLDRDSNSSIRRRQKGGLPPGVVSQVQLTLRYSSQRQRLIIVVHKVSQLPGGDQPDPPDPYVKLYLLPDRSTNSKRKTEIVKDTVNPVFDETFEYTVVPIDLPSRELEVSVINRKGRFARSPLMCSCVVILGHHDLTQAVTQWFEMKPSE
- the LOC124316163 gene encoding extended synaptotagmin-2-like isoform X1, with the protein product MTDTKSSDDVIAVSREMPPSASKTPSPEKEIVPANQKKRKPPPTLGKSLVGLCKIAAKHLPLVVGVYAMGYFNFSIAWILGIVGITAATDQWRKERNYRMSTARASALYDDKDVIMARVSDLPSWVFFPDFDRAEWLNKILKQVWPNVGHYVRNIILEAVQPGIRESLKAYKLGGFKMDKISLGTMPFRVGGVKVYDKNVSRNEIVMDMDICYAGDCDIRFSIKGLKGGIKDFQMSGMLRVIMKPLISQIPLFGGIQIFFLNSPSVDFNLIGVVDVLDMPGLNGILRRVIIEQIGAFLVLPNKLSFTLSDVVSPIVVKIPEPSGVLRVRVIEAKQLMKMDRVLGIGKSDPYAIITVGSQEFRTKTIYNTVNPKWDFYCEAKVESLRAQNCFIQVWDYDAGFPGIQNDDYLGRATIDIYSIAKAGKKDMWVTLEDVKSGMIHLELTWFSLMDDPVMLKMHAAETQSMGLSSALLIVYVDSATSLPSARTSSKPDPYVIVTAGNRSEQTSARMRTCDPTWEQALVFLVCNPESDDLYLKVMDQKTGGELGGEKITLVSLLTLPNMELSHQPLSLKNSGPESKLIVSIRLKVMVPGQPMEGNESILDTGDFASDPPLPSTPPPSSSDSMKAKPEPKSDAPGGNDMQTSASGSSSSAAGDTISLGGRSEQTSSLDKSMSSSTNTLVSAAKLSLDRDSNSSIRRRQKGGLPPGVVSQVQLTLRYSSQRQRLIIVVHKVSQLPGGDQPDPPDPYVKLYLLPDRSTNSKRKTEIVKDTVNPVFDETFEYTVVPIDLPSRELEVSVINRKGRFARSPLMCSCVVILGHHDLTQAVTQWFEMKPSE